In a single window of the Phocoena sinus isolate mPhoSin1 chromosome 7, mPhoSin1.pri, whole genome shotgun sequence genome:
- the LOC116757118 gene encoding UDP-glucuronosyltransferase 1-1-like isoform X1, which yields MTAGSQGPRPLILGLLLCALGPALTQGGKLLVVPIDGSHWLSLVRIVQQLQHKGHDIVVLAPDASMYIKEGAFYTLKRYPVPFRREDLEVAFINLGRSVFENDPFLQRMVKIYKKIKDDSALLFSACSHLLHNKELMSSLAEGSFDAVLTDPFLPCGPIVAQYLAVPAVFFLNGLPCSLDFQGTQCPNPPSYVPRPLSFNSDRMTFLQRVKNILIALSESFLCNVVYSQYAPLASEVLQKDVTLQDLMSYASIWLLRSDFVNNYPRPIMPNTVFIGGINCASKKPLSQEFEAYVNASGEHGIVVFSLGSMVSEIPEQKAMEIADALGKIPQTVLWRYTGTPPPNLAKNTKLVKWLPQNDLLGHPKTRAFITHSGSHGVYEGICNGVPMVMMPLFGDQMDNAKRMETRGAGVTLDILEMSSEDLENALKTVISDKSYKENIMRLSSLHKDRPVEPLDLAVFWVEFVMRHKGAPHLRPAAHDLTWYQYYSLDVIGFLLAVLLTVIFITFKGCAFAFRKCFGKKERVKKSHKSKAH from the exons ATGACAGCAGGGTCCCAGGGTCCACGTCCACTCATCCTGGGCCTGCTGCTGTGTGCGCTTGGCCCTGCCCTGACGCAGGGTGGGAAGCTGTTGGTGGTCCCCATAGACGGCAGCCACTGGCTGAGTTTGGTCAGGATCGTCCAGCAGCTGCAGCACAAGGGACATGACATAGTGGTCCTCGCACCCGACGCCTCCATGTACATTAAAGAAGGGGCATTTTACACCTTGAAGAGGTATCCCGTGCCATTCCGAAGGGAGGACTTGGAAGTGGCTTTTATAAACCTTGGGCGTAGTGTTTTTGAGAACGACCCTTTTCTGCAGCGCATGgtcaaaatatacaagaaaatcaaagatgactcGGCTCTACTCTTTTCCGCCTGCTCCCATTTACTGCACAACAAGGAGTTGATGTCCTCCCTGGCAGAAGGCAGCTTTGATGCTGTACTGACAGACCCTTTCCTTCCCTGTGGCCCCATCGTGGCCCAGTACCTGGCTGTGCCTGCTGTGTTCTTCTTGAATGGACTGCCGTGCAGCCTGGACTTTCAGGGTACCCAGTGCCCCAACCCACCGTCCTATGTGCCCAGGCCTCTGTCCTTTAACTCAGATCGCATGACCTTCCTGCAGCGGGTGAAGAACATACTCATTGCCTTGTCAGAGAGCTTTCTGTGCAACGTGGTTTATTCCCAGTATGCACCACTTGCCTCGGAAGTCCTTCAGAAAGACGTGACTCTCCAGGACCTTATGAGCTATGCATCTATCTGGCTTCTCAGAAGTGACTTTGTAAATAATTACCCAAGGCCCATCATGCCCAATACAGTTTTTATTGGTGGGATCAACTGCGCTAGCAAAAAGCCACTATCTCAG GAATTTGAAGCCTATGTAAATGCTTCTGGAGAACATGGAATTGTGGTCTTCTCTCTGGGCTCAATGGTCTCAGAGATTCCGGAGCAGAAAGCTATGGAAATTGCTGATGCTTTGGGCAAAATACCTCAGACA GTCCTGTGGCGGTACACTGGGACTCCACCACCGAATCTTGCGAAGAATACAAAACTTGTCAAGTGGCTGCCCCAAAATGATCTGCTTG GTCACCCAAAGACTCGGGCCTTTATCACACATTCCGGCTCCCACGGTGTTTATGAAGGAATATGTAATGGTGTTCCGATGGTGATGATGCCCTTGTTTGGTGATCAGATGGACAATGCAAAGCGCATGGAGACCCGGGGGGCCGGAGTAACCTTGGACATCCTGGAAATGAGTTCAGAAGATTTAGAAAATGCCCTGAAAACTGTCATCAGTGACAAAAG CTATAAGGAAAACATCATGCGTCTCTCTAGCCTTCACAAGGACCGCCCCGTGGAGCCTCTAGACCTGGCTGTATTCTGGGTGGAGTTTGTGATGAGGCACAAGGGGGCGCCACACCTGCGCCCTGCGGCGCATGACCTCACCTGGTACCAGTACTACTCTTTGGATGTGATCGGCTTCCTCCTGGCGGTCCTACTGACAGTCATCTTCATCACCTTTAAGGGCTGTGCCTTTGCCTTCCGGAAATGCTTCGGGAAAAAAGAGCGAGTGAAGAAATCTCATAAATCCAAGGCACACTGA